A part of Methanomassiliicoccales archaeon genomic DNA contains:
- a CDS encoding TfuA-related McrA-glycine thioamidation protein, with protein sequence MKTAVFVGMSISHEEAKSILDAIYLPPIRRGDIPRLSDDVRYVGIIDGVFSSESSVGHREIISLLKKGITVVGGGSMGALRAAELADLGMIGVGKIFEMYRDGVIEGDDEVALVFDPETYYPLSEPLVNIRFFLSNAVKQRVIEITQEQMLIDHMKKIFYPRRTYAALFKIAEKELPPDTVKALRDMLRETSFDLKRSDSLKVLYTLKELQDA encoded by the coding sequence ATGAAGACCGCGGTATTCGTCGGCATGAGCATTTCACACGAGGAGGCGAAGTCCATCCTCGATGCCATTTATCTACCTCCCATCAGAAGAGGGGATATCCCGAGATTAAGCGATGATGTGAGGTACGTCGGGATAATAGACGGGGTCTTCTCTAGCGAGTCCTCCGTGGGCCATAGGGAGATCATCTCCCTGTTGAAAAAAGGGATCACTGTGGTCGGTGGTGGCAGCATGGGCGCATTGAGGGCAGCGGAACTGGCAGATCTTGGTATGATCGGGGTGGGGAAGATATTCGAAATGTACAGGGATGGTGTGATCGAAGGGGACGATGAGGTCGCGTTGGTCTTTGATCCAGAGACATACTATCCATTGTCGGAGCCGCTTGTCAATATCAGATTTTTCCTTTCAAATGCAGTCAAACAGCGTGTGATAGAGATCACCCAGGAACAGATGCTCATCGATCATATGAAGAAGATATTCTATCCTCGAAGGACTTATGCTGCGCTTTTCAAGATAGCTGAAAAGGAACTGCCTCCTGATACTGTCAAAGCTTTGAGGGATATGTTGAGAGAGACATCCTTCGACCTGAAACGAAGTGACTCGTTAAAGGTATTATATACTTTGAAAGAATTGCAGGATGCCTAA
- the mcrB gene encoding coenzyme-B sulfoethylthiotransferase subunit beta, with the protein MAKYKDKIDLYDDRGKLIEKDVPLEAISPLYNPAIKRTVSLAKRVNAVDLAALEGALKKAKVGGGTLRGREMDLPIVANGEKIAKRVKDILKVNKDDDTEVNLLADGKKMIIITPTARLEAGAEYTTGFTAAAAALTQAIIDQFDVDMFQASMVKAAIWGRYPQTLNFLGSVMKTILDVPQLNEGAGYALRNVMANHYVMLTGRNAMNAAAIAAIFEQAAAFEMGDAIGPFERQQLLALAYQGLNANNMVYDLVKANGKTGTVGTVVESLVERALEDKVIKKGKKMASGFVEMTTNDYPLWNAYASAGMLAAIMVNIGAARAAQGIPSTILYYNDLLEHETSLPGADYGRSMGTSVGMSFFSHSIYGGGGPGLFHGNHVVTKHAKGVVIPVIAAGCALDAGTQMFSAEATSSLMKDVFGDIPEFKTPLKMVGKEAKKIKKNF; encoded by the coding sequence ATGGCAAAATACAAGGACAAAATAGACTTGTACGACGACAGGGGCAAACTGATCGAGAAGGATGTCCCTCTCGAGGCTATCAGCCCGTTGTACAACCCGGCCATTAAGAGGACCGTATCTCTTGCTAAGAGGGTCAATGCGGTCGATCTTGCCGCACTTGAGGGAGCGCTCAAGAAGGCAAAGGTCGGAGGCGGCACCCTCAGGGGCAGGGAGATGGACCTTCCGATAGTGGCCAACGGAGAAAAGATAGCAAAGAGGGTAAAGGACATCCTGAAGGTCAACAAGGATGATGACACTGAGGTCAATCTGCTTGCCGACGGCAAGAAGATGATAATCATCACCCCGACCGCAAGGCTCGAAGCCGGTGCTGAATATACAACTGGATTCACCGCAGCCGCGGCAGCGCTCACCCAGGCGATCATTGACCAGTTCGATGTGGACATGTTCCAGGCGAGCATGGTCAAGGCAGCTATCTGGGGACGCTACCCGCAGACGCTGAACTTCCTCGGATCGGTCATGAAGACGATCCTGGATGTTCCGCAGCTGAACGAGGGTGCAGGTTACGCCCTCAGGAACGTCATGGCCAACCACTACGTCATGTTGACGGGCAGGAACGCCATGAACGCAGCAGCCATCGCGGCCATATTCGAGCAGGCGGCCGCCTTTGAGATGGGTGATGCGATCGGACCCTTTGAGCGCCAGCAGCTTCTCGCTCTTGCCTACCAGGGCTTGAACGCGAACAACATGGTCTACGACCTCGTCAAGGCGAACGGCAAGACCGGAACGGTCGGTACCGTCGTCGAGAGCCTCGTGGAGCGCGCACTTGAGGACAAGGTCATCAAGAAGGGAAAGAAGATGGCATCTGGATTCGTCGAGATGACCACCAACGACTACCCGCTCTGGAACGCCTACGCGTCCGCTGGTATGCTGGCCGCGATCATGGTCAACATCGGTGCCGCAAGGGCAGCACAGGGTATCCCGTCCACAATTCTGTACTACAACGACCTGCTGGAGCATGAGACCTCCCTGCCAGGAGCTGACTACGGACGCTCGATGGGTACCTCGGTCGGTATGTCATTCTTCAGCCACTCGATCTATGGTGGTGGGGGCCCAGGTCTGTTCCATGGGAACCACGTCGTTACCAAGCACGCGAAGGGCGTAGTCATCCCGGTAATCGCCGCAGGATGCGCACTCGATGCTGGTACCCAGATGTTCTCGGCAGAGGCGACCTCGAGCCTGATGAAGGATGTCTTCGGAGACATACCTGAGTTCAAGACACCCCTGAAGATGGTCGGTAAGGAGGCCAAGAAGATCAAGAAGAACTTCTAA
- a CDS encoding DUF169 domain-containing protein — MVLTVSNYAELSKKLVDALGLKTEPVAVTLIKKGQSIPEGYQVVDSAMRHCQSIMKARKGAVLCIPAEKNACPVGASALGETPLPEKVRSGEFHHNMGMYDTDQAAARTMSVRPSLPTGSTIATVVSPLSKALVKPDVVVVVGQPEQMFWIIPAAQTYDKGGRVTVEMAAVQASCVDSTVIPIDTGNVNISLGCFGCRKTSDISPDEMLVGIPWNKFEGTVAAIEKMAQSAIPKSRAKS; from the coding sequence ATGGTGTTAACCGTGTCCAATTATGCAGAACTGTCAAAAAAGTTGGTGGATGCTTTGGGATTAAAGACAGAACCGGTGGCAGTGACCTTGATAAAAAAGGGCCAGAGCATACCTGAGGGATATCAGGTCGTCGACAGCGCCATGAGGCACTGTCAGTCGATAATGAAAGCGCGCAAAGGGGCCGTTCTTTGCATTCCAGCTGAGAAGAACGCATGTCCAGTCGGCGCATCTGCGCTAGGAGAGACCCCATTGCCCGAGAAGGTCAGGTCTGGAGAGTTCCATCATAACATGGGAATGTACGATACGGACCAAGCGGCCGCAAGAACGATGTCGGTACGCCCATCATTGCCCACCGGCTCCACTATCGCTACCGTGGTGAGCCCATTGAGCAAGGCATTGGTCAAGCCGGACGTGGTGGTCGTCGTAGGGCAGCCCGAGCAGATGTTCTGGATAATACCGGCCGCCCAGACCTATGACAAAGGTGGACGGGTCACCGTTGAGATGGCCGCGGTACAAGCATCCTGCGTGGATTCGACCGTGATACCGATCGACACAGGCAACGTGAACATATCCCTCGGATGCTTTGGATGCCGTAAGACCAGCGATATAAGTCCCGATGAGATGTTGGTAGGCATACCATGGAACAAGTTTGAAGGTACGGTGGCCGCGATAGAAAAGATGGCCCAGTCCGCCATCCCGAAGTCAAGGGCGAAGTCCTAA
- a CDS encoding UDP-glucose/GDP-mannose dehydrogenase family protein encodes MRLAVVGTGYVGLVTGACFSHLGNDVTCIDVIEDKVKMINSGKVPIFEPGLEGLVTEGLASGSLRATSDFSVLRDVDAIFICVGTPSFDDGSLDLRYVKEAASLIGDEISKSDGYKVVVMKSTVMPRTTEDVVIPILESSSNKKAGEDFGVAMNPEFLKEGAAVQDFLRPDRIVIGAMDERSLRVVVDLYRGFDCPILKVPLSTAEMIKVASNAFLATKISFVNEMGNICKEMGIDFRQVAEGMGMDPRIGKLFLRAGCGYGGSCFPKDLEGIIAEAKRYDVSTHILEAVRKVNKDQPIRLVKILEKKMDVKGKNVAVLGLAFKPDTDDIREASSLTIVKELLSKGARVRVYDPKAMENFKRRFPEITYCATAKECVTGADAVMIVTEWKEFADPALYGEVPVIDGRGVVRTKNYEGICW; translated from the coding sequence ATGAGATTGGCCGTGGTAGGAACTGGATATGTCGGCCTTGTGACCGGGGCATGCTTCTCCCATCTAGGGAACGATGTCACGTGCATAGATGTGATAGAGGACAAGGTCAAAATGATAAATTCAGGGAAGGTCCCGATCTTCGAGCCAGGCCTAGAAGGTCTTGTGACGGAGGGTCTTGCCTCAGGCAGCTTGAGGGCGACCAGCGATTTTTCGGTCTTGAGAGATGTTGATGCCATCTTCATATGTGTAGGGACCCCTTCGTTCGATGATGGCTCTTTGGACCTCAGGTATGTGAAGGAGGCCGCATCGCTCATAGGGGATGAGATATCAAAGAGCGATGGGTACAAGGTGGTGGTCATGAAGAGCACCGTTATGCCAAGGACAACAGAGGATGTCGTCATTCCAATTTTAGAAAGCTCATCAAATAAAAAGGCAGGTGAGGACTTCGGCGTCGCGATGAACCCTGAGTTCCTGAAGGAGGGGGCGGCCGTGCAGGATTTCCTCAGGCCAGATAGAATAGTGATCGGGGCTATGGATGAACGCTCCTTGAGGGTCGTTGTCGACCTATATCGTGGTTTTGACTGCCCTATACTGAAGGTCCCTTTGTCCACGGCCGAGATGATAAAGGTAGCGTCGAACGCTTTCCTTGCGACAAAGATCTCCTTTGTGAATGAGATGGGCAATATCTGCAAGGAGATGGGAATAGACTTCAGACAGGTCGCTGAAGGGATGGGCATGGACCCTCGGATCGGAAAGCTATTCCTCAGAGCTGGATGCGGTTATGGGGGCTCCTGCTTCCCAAAAGACCTTGAGGGGATCATCGCAGAGGCAAAAAGATACGATGTGAGCACGCATATTTTGGAGGCCGTAAGGAAGGTCAACAAGGACCAGCCGATCAGGCTCGTGAAGATACTGGAGAAAAAGATGGACGTAAAAGGTAAGAACGTCGCGGTGCTGGGGCTGGCATTCAAACCAGATACTGATGATATCCGCGAGGCGTCATCACTGACGATCGTAAAGGAGCTCCTCTCCAAGGGGGCCAGGGTGAGGGTCTACGACCCAAAGGCCATGGAGAACTTCAAAAGGCGTTTCCCAGAGATCACCTATTGTGCCACCGCCAAGGAGTGTGTCACCGGGGCGGATGCTGTAATGATAGTGACCGAGTGGAAGGAGTTCGCGGACCCTGCTCTGTATGGGGAGGTCCCTGTTATTGATGGTAGGGGCGTCGTCAGAACGAAGAACTATGAAGGCATTTGCTGGTGA
- a CDS encoding MBL fold metallo-hydrolase: MKFFTVVENHAGTSFDSTKSVKRVDSSNRHFISEHGLSILIETDTGKHVLFDTGASEMVFKENLDLLGFRPQDIDLVFISHGHYDHLGGLNIMIEAGVPIYTHPKTFSGKKIALLHDGSKRDVSASEGTLTALSRANLQLSSTPIELVPGIRTSGEVPRLYPFESETRFYREEEGQLVPDNMVEEQALYVTTKKGTVLLTGCGHPGVINMVHQAKKSTGRPVYMVMGGFHLSATPANNDRILKTMENLKNLNVERIAPMHCSGFTATKMFSDRFVNMDLMWAGSKVEIP, translated from the coding sequence GTGAAGTTCTTTACTGTCGTAGAGAATCATGCAGGAACGTCGTTCGATAGCACAAAATCGGTCAAGAGGGTAGATAGCAGCAACAGGCACTTCATCTCGGAGCATGGGCTGAGCATCCTGATCGAGACGGACACGGGGAAGCACGTGCTTTTCGACACGGGCGCTTCAGAGATGGTCTTCAAGGAGAACCTTGACCTTTTAGGGTTCAGACCTCAGGATATCGACCTGGTCTTCATATCTCATGGCCATTATGATCATCTTGGTGGCCTTAATATCATGATCGAGGCAGGGGTGCCGATATATACACATCCAAAGACATTCTCAGGAAAAAAGATCGCCCTGCTTCATGACGGTTCCAAGAGGGATGTTTCCGCATCAGAGGGAACCCTGACCGCACTTTCCCGAGCAAATCTGCAACTATCCTCGACACCCATCGAACTTGTCCCTGGGATAAGGACCTCGGGGGAGGTCCCAAGACTGTACCCTTTTGAGAGTGAGACACGTTTCTATAGAGAGGAGGAAGGCCAACTTGTGCCTGACAATATGGTCGAAGAGCAGGCGCTATATGTGACAACGAAGAAAGGAACGGTCCTCCTGACCGGCTGTGGTCATCCTGGTGTCATCAATATGGTCCATCAGGCCAAGAAATCCACCGGAAGGCCGGTCTACATGGTCATGGGCGGCTTCCATCTTTCGGCAACACCTGCCAACAACGACCGCATTCTAAAGACCATGGAGAACCTCAAGAACCTCAATGTCGAACGGATCGCCCCAATGCATTGCTCAGGGTTCACTGCCACCAAGATGTTCTCTGACCGATTCGTCAACATGGACCTGATGTGGGCAGGTTCCAAGGTCGAGATACCGTGA
- a CDS encoding YcaO-related McrA-glycine thioamidation protein, which produces MQLVSRPKYPDQHGDRTVAAEDALKRIEPLRKIAGITRIADITGLDRVGIYVFSSIRPEAKGGAISVYNGKGLTPVQAKVSAIMEGIERYSAEMWDEIIVWKRVKDMVGALDPMELIIPPAVRYQLSQYPIAWVPAFDICSGKEIQVPACAVFHPYYPRADLQLFRSNTNGLASGNNIEEAILHGLCEVIERDAWSICEGRRRVNSDLDISGTRAEKVASMFTDKGIELHFKDLTSDIGMPVVAVAADDIETKDPGLLTLGIGANPDPEVAAIKALIEVAQSRLTQIHGAREDTVHADRNRALGYERVKRINRLWFEDSGQRRDLVDLENLSTNDILEDINVLTGRLSRVGLDKVLVCDLTRKELGIPVVRVIVPGAEIFAIDPDRVGARLMRACGR; this is translated from the coding sequence ATGCAGCTTGTCAGCAGGCCGAAGTACCCAGATCAACATGGGGACAGGACTGTCGCGGCAGAAGACGCTCTCAAGAGGATCGAACCTTTGAGAAAGATCGCTGGTATCACGAGGATAGCTGACATCACTGGGCTGGACAGGGTGGGCATCTATGTGTTCTCAAGTATAAGACCGGAGGCGAAAGGAGGGGCCATTTCCGTTTACAACGGTAAAGGGCTTACCCCCGTGCAGGCGAAGGTCTCGGCTATAATGGAAGGCATCGAGCGCTATAGTGCAGAGATGTGGGATGAGATCATTGTCTGGAAAAGGGTCAAAGACATGGTGGGAGCATTGGACCCAATGGAGCTCATCATCCCTCCGGCGGTCAGATATCAGCTTTCACAATACCCGATAGCGTGGGTCCCGGCGTTCGATATATGCTCAGGAAAAGAAATCCAAGTACCTGCCTGTGCGGTTTTTCACCCGTACTATCCGAGGGCGGACCTCCAGCTCTTCCGTTCCAATACCAACGGTTTGGCATCAGGTAATAATATTGAGGAGGCGATCTTGCATGGCCTTTGTGAGGTCATCGAGAGGGATGCCTGGTCCATATGCGAAGGGAGGAGGAGGGTGAACTCTGACCTTGACATATCTGGGACGAGAGCTGAGAAGGTGGCAAGCATGTTCACCGACAAAGGCATAGAGCTTCATTTCAAGGACCTCACCAGCGATATCGGCATGCCTGTTGTAGCGGTCGCGGCTGACGACATCGAGACAAAGGACCCAGGTCTTCTGACGCTTGGCATCGGAGCTAATCCAGATCCAGAGGTCGCCGCCATAAAGGCACTTATCGAGGTGGCACAAAGCCGCCTGACCCAGATACATGGGGCCAGGGAGGACACGGTCCATGCGGACAGGAACCGGGCTCTTGGTTATGAACGCGTGAAGAGGATCAATAGACTATGGTTCGAGGACAGTGGACAGAGGAGGGACCTGGTAGACCTGGAAAACCTATCGACCAATGACATACTTGAAGATATAAATGTCCTGACGGGAAGACTCTCAAGGGTTGGTCTGGACAAGGTCTTGGTCTGTGATCTGACCAGAAAGGAACTGGGCATCCCGGTAGTGCGGGTCATTGTTCCTGGGGCCGAGATATTCGCAATAGACCCTGACAGGGTAGGTGCTAGACTCATGAGAGCGTGTGGTAGATGA
- a CDS encoding Lrp/AsnC family transcriptional regulator, whose amino-acid sequence MDELDLKILRMLRENSRQSLGVIAEKTGTSKATVSRRISRLEKEGYISSYTLTTNLSKLGLMRALIGIGVSGNLIDHAIEELRKFEEIQTIYKVFGDHSLICEVYTKSVDLLYELIQSKILKISGIQNVEVDILIERLVLNPDAELDMLASNAV is encoded by the coding sequence ATGGACGAGTTAGACCTCAAGATCCTCAGGATGCTCCGTGAAAATTCCAGACAGAGCTTGGGAGTAATAGCAGAAAAGACAGGGACATCCAAGGCCACGGTATCCAGGAGAATATCAAGACTTGAAAAAGAAGGATACATCTCAAGTTATACCTTGACGACAAACCTGTCAAAGCTGGGGCTGATGAGGGCCCTGATAGGTATTGGAGTATCAGGCAATCTCATCGACCATGCCATCGAAGAGCTAAGGAAATTTGAGGAGATACAGACCATTTACAAGGTCTTCGGTGACCACAGCCTGATATGCGAGGTGTACACCAAGAGCGTCGACCTCCTCTATGAGCTCATACAGAGCAAGATCCTTAAGATATCTGGCATACAGAACGTCGAAGTGGACATTCTTATTGAAAGGTTGGTCCTAAATCCCGATGCAGAACTGGATATGCTCGCTAGCAATGCGGTCTGA
- the galU gene encoding UTP--glucose-1-phosphate uridylyltransferase GalU has product MKAVIPAAGWGIRFLPLTKEQPKEMIPVVDKPTIQYVVEEALAAGITDIVIITGRHKRGIEDHFDRSYELEAVLERGNKKEYLKKVRDISNMADIHFIRQKEQRGLGDAVLKAKQHIGDEPFAVMLGDTIYRSKVPVVKQLMDVHKRTGRSVIAIEPVPREKVKDYGIIAGRKVDEDLYLIDDLVEKPLPELAPSDLAIAGTYILTHEIFEAIERTPPGLNGEVQLTDALRLLRKKQEIYGWRFEGKRYDIGDMIGWLKTQVELGLLHPEYSAALKEHIESLLNKEKEIDK; this is encoded by the coding sequence ATGAAAGCAGTAATTCCAGCGGCGGGTTGGGGCATCAGGTTCCTTCCGTTGACCAAAGAGCAGCCTAAAGAGATGATCCCGGTCGTGGACAAACCGACGATACAATATGTGGTCGAGGAGGCATTGGCCGCAGGCATCACTGATATCGTCATTATAACAGGCCGACATAAGCGCGGCATCGAGGACCATTTCGACAGGTCATATGAGCTTGAGGCCGTCCTTGAACGTGGCAACAAGAAAGAGTATCTGAAAAAGGTCCGTGACATATCCAACATGGCCGACATACATTTCATAAGACAGAAGGAGCAACGAGGCCTTGGGGATGCTGTGCTCAAGGCCAAGCAGCACATAGGCGATGAACCTTTTGCAGTGATGCTCGGCGATACGATATACAGGTCCAAGGTGCCGGTGGTCAAGCAGCTCATGGATGTGCATAAGAGGACCGGACGGTCGGTCATCGCGATAGAACCTGTCCCAAGAGAGAAGGTGAAGGATTACGGGATAATCGCAGGGAGAAAGGTCGATGAGGACCTATATCTGATCGATGACCTTGTTGAAAAACCGCTCCCAGAACTTGCACCATCAGATCTGGCGATAGCGGGAACTTACATCTTGACCCACGAGATCTTCGAAGCGATCGAAAGGACGCCGCCTGGTCTGAACGGGGAGGTTCAGCTCACTGATGCCCTTCGGTTGCTGAGGAAAAAGCAGGAGATCTATGGATGGAGGTTCGAAGGAAAACGTTACGACATAGGGGATATGATAGGTTGGCTCAAGACGCAGGTGGAGCTCGGCCTTCTTCATCCTGAGTACTCAGCGGCCCTGAAGGAGCACATAGAGTCGCTGCTCAATAAGGAAAAGGAGATTGATAAGTGA